From a region of the Castanea sativa cultivar Marrone di Chiusa Pesio chromosome 10, ASM4071231v1 genome:
- the LOC142613036 gene encoding ABC transporter B family member 11-like produces the protein MAVENGLGSQTNTDAATTSKSNAEEEKTSSMNGDQEDSKKNKGDEKTNTVPFRKLFSFADSTDILLMILGTIGAVGNGICMPLMTVLFGELINSFGQNQNSPNIVDTVSKVCLKFVYLALGAAVAAFLQVACWMVTGERQAARIRGLYLKTILRQDVAFFDKETNTGEVVSRMSGDTVLIQDAMGEKVGKFLQLTSTFIGGFVIAFIKGWLLTLVMLSSIPLLVASGAVMSIIIAKMASRGQSAYAKAANVVEQTIGSIRTVASFTGEKQAIISYKKFVLKAYNSGVQEGLASGFGLGTVMLVIFCTYALAVWFGAKMILEKGYNGGQVLNVIVAVLTGSMSLGQASPCMSAFAAGQAAAFKMFETIGRKPVIDAYDTKGRTLDDIHGDIELRDVYFSYPSRPDELIFNGFSLSIPSGTTTALVGQSGSGKSTVISLIERFYDPHAGEVFIDGIDLKEFQLKWIRGKIGLVSQEPVLFASSIKENIAYGKDGATMEEITAAAELANAAKFIDKMPQGLDTMVGEHGTQMSGGQKQRIAIARAILKDPRILLLDEATSALDAESERIVQEALDRIMVNRTTVIVAHRLSTVRNADMIAVIHRGKMVEKGSHSELLKDPEGAYSQLIRLQEVNKESGQTLDDRNNQEITVESFRHSTQRMSIQRSISRGSSGVGNSSRHSFSVSFGLPTGVNVLDIARAETESPSVPTEKLPNVPLSRVAYLNKPEIPVLIIGAVAAILNGVIFPIFGLLFSSVIKIFFEPNGLKKDSKFWAIMFMLLGLASFLVIPAKSYFFAVAGCKLIRRIRVMCFEKVVNTEVSWFDDPDNSSGAIGARLSADAASVRALVGDALGQMVENMASAVAGLVIAFVASWQLAFIILVLLPLIGVNGFIQVKFMKGFSADAKMMYEEASQVANDAVGSIRTVASFCAEENVMELYKRKCEGPMKTGIRQGLISGMGFGLSFFLLFSVYATSFYAGARLVEAGKTTFSDVFRVFFALTMAAIGISQTSSFAPDSSKAKNAAASIFAILDRKSKIDPSEESGMKLDDVKGEIELRHVSFKYPSRSDIQIFLDLNLKIHSGKTVALVGESGSGKSTVISLLQRFYDPDSGHITLDGIEIQKFQLKWLRQQMGLVSQEPILFNDTIRANIAYGKEGDATEAEIISASELANAHKFISSLQQGYDTMVGERGVQLSGGQKQRVAIARAILKSPKILLLDEATSALDAESEKIVQDALDRVMVNRTTIVVAHRLSTIKNADLIAVVKNGVIVEKGKHETLINIKDGFYASLVSLHTSASTV, from the exons ATGGCAGTGGAGAATGGCTTGGGTAGCCAAACAAATACAGATGCAGCCACCACATCAAAAAGCAATGCAGAAGAAGAGAAAACCTCCAGCATGAATGGTGATCAAGAAGACTCAAAGAAGAACAAAGGGGATGAGAAAACTAACACTGTTCCATTTCGGAAACTGTTCTCATTTGCAGATTCCACTGATATTTTGCTGATGATCCTTGGCACAATTGGTGCCGTTGGGAATGGGATATGTATGCCCCTTATGACCGTGCTATTCGGGGAATTGATCAATTCTTTTGGACAAAACCAGAATAGCCCCAACATAGTTGATACAGTTTCCAAG GTCTGTCTAAAATTTGTCTACTTGGCACTGGGTGCGGCTGTGGCAGCTTTCCTTC AGGTGGCTTGTTGGATGGTGACAGGGGAGCGACAGGCTGCACGAATAAGGGGTTTGTATCTGAAGACTATTCTGAGGCAAGATGTTGcattctttgataaggaaaCAAACACTGGCGAGGTTGTTAGCAGAATGTCTGGTGACACCGTCCTAATACAGGATGCAATGGGTGAGAAG GTTGGGAAATTTTTGCAACTGACTTCTACATTCATCGGAGGCTTTGTGATAGCATTTATCAAAGGGTGGCTTCTAACCCTTGTCATGTTATCCTCTATTCCTCTTCTTGTGGCATCTGGTGCAGTTATGTCCATCATCATAGCCAAGATGGCGTCCCGGGGACAAAGTGCTTATGCAAAAGCAGCAAATGTAGTTGAACAGACGATTGGCTCAATCAGAACA GTTGCATCATTCACCGGTGAGAAGCAAGCTATAATTAGTTACaagaaatttgttttaaaagcTTACAATTCAGGCGTTCAAGAAGGCTTGGCTTCTGGTTTTGGTCTTGGCACGGTTATGTTAGTAATATTCTGCACTTATGCTTTGGCTGTATGGTTTGGTGCAAAGATGATACTGGAGAAAGGATATAATGGGGGTCAAGTGCTGAACGTGATAGTTGCTGTGTTAACCGGTTCCAT GTCTCTAGGACAGGCATCTCCCTGCATGAGTGCATTCGCTGCCGGTCAAGCTGCAGCATTTAAGATGTTTGAAACTATAGGGAGGAAGCCAGTGATAGATGCTTATGACACAAAGGGAAGGACGTTAGATGACATTCATGGAGATATAGAGCTAAGGGATGTTTATTTCAGTTACCCAAGCAGACCGGATGAACTAATATTCAATGGATTCTCTCTTTCTATCCCAAGTGGCACAACTACAGCTTTGGTTGGACAAAGTGGTAGTGGGAAGTCAACAGTCATTAGTCTGATAGAGAGATTCTATGACCCTCATGCTGGCGAAGTTTTTATAGATGGAATTGACCTCAAAGAATTTCAGCTCAAATGGATTAGAGGGAAAATTGGTCTTGTCAGCCAGGAACCTGTGTTATTTGCATCCAGCATTAAGGAAAATATCGCATATGGAAAGGATGGTGCAACTATGGAAGAGATAACAGCAGCAGCTGAACTAGCTAATGCTGCTAAATTCATTGATAAAATGCCACAG GGGCTAGATACCATGGTTGGTGAGCACGGAACACAGATGTCTGGTGGACAGAAACAGAGGATTGCCATTGCAAGAGCAATTCTGAAAGACCCACGAATACTACTTCTCGATGAAGCTACAAGTGCACTTGATGCAGAGTCTGAAAGGATAGTGCAAGAGGCATTGGACAGGATTATGGTCAACAGGACAACAGTCATTGTTGCCCATCGTTTGAGCACAGTAAGGAATGCTGATATGATTGCCGTCATTCATAGAGGAAAGATGGTTGAAAAAG GCTCGCACTCAGAACTACTCAAGGATCCTGAGGGAGCATACTCTCAGCTTATACGCTTGCAAGAAGTAAACAAAGAATCAGGACAAACTTTAGATGATCGAAACAATCAGGAAATTACTGTGGAATCATTCAGACACTCAACTCAAAGAATGTCAATCCAACGATCTATAAGTCGAGGATCATCTGGAGTGGGAAACAGTAGCCGCCACTCATTCTCTGTATCATTTGGTTTACCTACGGGAGTTAATGTATTAGACATTGCACGGGCAGAAACAGAATCCCCTTCAGTACCTACCGAAAAACTTCCAAATGTTCCACTCAGCCGCGTTGCCTACCTTAACAAGCCTGAGATTCCAGTGCTTATAATTGGAGCTGTAGCTGCAATCCTCAATGGCGTAATATTTCCAATTTTTGGATTACTATTTTCCAGCGTTATCAAGATATTTTTTGAACCTAATGGACTAAAAAAGGATTCAAAATTTTGGGCAATAATGTTTATGCTCCTTGGTCTGGCATCATTTCTGGTAATTCCAGCAAAATCATACTTCTTTGCTGTGGCTGGGTGTAAATTAATCAGACGTATTAGAGTAATGTGCTTTGAGAAGGTGGTTAACACGGAGGTTAGTTGGTTTGATGATCCTGATAATTCAAGTGGTGCAATTGGTGCAAGGCTCTCAGCAGATGCAGCATCAGTGCGTGCTTTAGTAGGGGATGCACTTGGTCAGATGGTAGAAAATATGGCTTCAGCAGTTGCTGGGTTGGTCATTGCTTTTGTTGCTAGCTGGCAGTTGGCTTTTATTATCCTGGTATTGCTTCCTCTGATTGGAGTTAATGGATTTATTCAAGTGAAGTTCATGAAAGGATTTAGTGCAGATGCAAAG aTGATGTATGAGGAAGCAAGCCAGGTTGCTAATGATGCAGTTGGAAGTATAAGAACAGTTGCTTCTTTTTGTGCTGAGGAGAATGTGATGGaattatacaaaagaaaatgtgaAGGTCCTATGAAGACAGGGATACGGCAAGGCCTGATTAGTGGAATGGGATTTGGGTTATCTTTCTTCTTATTGTTTTCTGTCTACGCAACTAGTTTCTATGCTGGAGCTCGACTTGTTGAGGCTGGCAAAACAACATTCTCAGACGTTTTCCGG GTTTTTTTTGCCTTAACCATGGCAGCAATTGGAATTTCTCAAACAAGCTCCTTTGCTCCTGATTCTAGCAAAGCCAAGAACGCCGCTGCTTCCATATTTGCAATATTAGATCGCAAGTCAAAGATAGACCCAAGTGAGGAGTCTGGCATGAAATTGGATGATGTAAAGGGTGAAATTGAGCTTCGTCATGTAAGCTTTAAGTATCCTTCTAGATCAGATATTCAGATTTTCCTAGACCTCAACTTGAAAATTCATTCTGGCAAG ACGGTTGCCCTTGTCGGAGAAAGTGGTAGTGGAAAATCAACCGTGATCTCACTTTTACAAAGATTTTATGATCCTGATTCAGGCCATATAACACTGGATGGaattgaaattcaaaagttCCAACTCAAATGGTTGAGGCAGCAAATGGGGCTTGTGAGCCAAGAACCAATTTTGTTCAATGACACTATCCGTGCCAACATTGCATATGGAAAGGAAGGAGATGCAACTGAGGCAGAAATTATATCTGCATCAGAGTTGGCCAATGCCCACAAATTCATTAGTAGCTTACAACAG GGTTATGATACCATGGTAGGTGAACGAGGAGTCCAATTATCTGGTGGGCAGAAGCAACGTGTCGCCATTGCACGTGCCATACTTAAAAGTCCAAAAATTTTACTATTAGATGAAGCTACTAGTGCACTAGATGCCGAGTCTGAGAAAATTGTTCAAGATGCATTAGACCGAGTCATGGTAAACCGGACTACAATAGTTGTGGCTCATCGATTATCCACAATCAAGAATGCTGATCTAATAGCAGTAGTTAAAAATGGAGTAATAGTGGAGAAAGGAAAGCATGAAACTTTGATTAATATCAAGGATGGATTTTATGCCTCCTTAGTGTCACTTCACACCAGTGCTTCAACCGTTTGA
- the LOC142612391 gene encoding uncharacterized protein LOC142612391 yields MKRVFIFTSFLFTSFLIASSDLSPSESPYGDCSGLIWDLVDCMSFLSDESDVTKPGPECCTAFELTMNTDASCIIEAIKITPSYDINLNVSRVLMMSEVCRDVSLPPESTPVKPPMTPSKSSSPAPKSSAKSTPVTPSSKTPLPTSSSSTGGGVPAPSPLSHSGTYSTTVSFGVLVSMLIASLVV; encoded by the exons ATGAAGAGAGTTTTTATCTTCACTAGCTTTTTGTTCACGTCATTTTTAATAGCAAGTTCTGACCTTTCACCCTCAGAGTCACCCTATGGGGATTGCTCAGGTTTAATATGGGATTTGGTAGATTGCATGTCTTTTCTGAGTGATGAAAGTGATGTGACAAAGCCAGGCCCTGAATGTTGCACTGCGTTTGAATTAACAATGAATACCGATGCTTCGTGTATTATAGAAGCCATAAAGATCACTCCTTCCTATGATATTAATTTGAATGTTTCAAGGGTCCTGATGATGTCTGAAGTTTGTCGTGATG TTTCCTTGCCTCCTGAGTCAACTCCTG TTAAACCTCCAATGACTCCTTCAAAATCATCATCACCAGCTCCAAAATCATCAGCAAAGAGTACTCCAGTGACACCAAGTTCCAAGACTCCATTGCCAACATCCTCAAGCAGTACTGGAGGTGGAGTTCCAGCCCCATCTCCATTGTCACATTCTGGAACCTATTCTACAACTGTTTCATTCGGTGTTCTTGTTAGTATGCTTATTGCTTCATTAGTGGTTTAG